From a single Lewinella sp. LCG006 genomic region:
- a CDS encoding DUF3024 domain-containing protein, which yields MKDQEKIIDFDTKLLERYIENKRPPLEIRDQLDIGYRKEGQAFEVFEIRPNWMDNSIKMEIPVAKARYVKSRSVWRLYWMRGNLKWDFYEPAGEMTSLSEVLEVIDADTHGCFWG from the coding sequence ATGAAAGATCAAGAGAAAATAATTGATTTCGATACCAAGCTGTTGGAAAGATATATTGAGAATAAGAGGCCACCATTAGAAATTAGAGATCAGCTTGATATTGGATATCGAAAAGAAGGACAAGCGTTCGAAGTATTTGAAATACGTCCAAACTGGATGGACAATTCAATAAAGATGGAAATACCTGTAGCGAAAGCCAGGTATGTCAAATCAAGGTCAGTGTGGCGATTATATTGGATGAGAGGGAATCTGAAGTGGGATTTTTATGAACCAGCAGGAGAAATGACCTCCCTGTCAGAGGTGTTAGAAGTCATAGATGCCGATACTCATGGATGCTTCTGGGGATAA
- the rfbC gene encoding dTDP-4-dehydrorhamnose 3,5-epimerase encodes MPFLETPIADLFVFEPQVWEDERGYFFESYNQATFAQHGLDYTFIQDNEAKSSKGVLRGLHFQRGAAAQAKLVRVTQGEVFDVVVDLREGSPTYLQWYGVYLSAANKRQLLVPRGFGHGYLVTSETAVFSYKCDNLYNKEAEGGLLYNDPAIGVIWPELDVPYQLSEKDRLWAALE; translated from the coding sequence ATGCCTTTTTTGGAGACGCCGATTGCCGATCTTTTCGTTTTTGAGCCCCAAGTGTGGGAAGATGAGCGCGGCTATTTTTTTGAAAGCTACAACCAGGCAACTTTTGCCCAGCACGGCCTCGATTATACCTTTATACAAGACAATGAAGCCAAGTCGTCTAAAGGCGTACTCCGTGGCCTGCACTTCCAGCGAGGTGCAGCTGCCCAGGCCAAGCTGGTGAGAGTTACGCAAGGCGAAGTTTTCGATGTAGTGGTGGACTTACGCGAGGGATCACCTACTTACCTGCAGTGGTATGGGGTGTATTTGTCTGCAGCCAACAAACGCCAGTTGCTGGTGCCTCGCGGTTTTGGGCACGGTTATCTGGTCACTAGTGAAACGGCCGTGTTCAGTTACAAGTGCGATAACCTCTATAATAAAGAAGCCGAAGGTGGCCTCCTCTACAATGATCCCGCCATCGGAGTGATCTGGCCAGAACTTGATGTCCCGTACCAGCTTTCGGAAAAAGATCGGCTGTGGGCTGCGTTGGAGTAG
- a CDS encoding IS256 family transposase — translation MSKKTKKEETLSDFDFESYRQQVIAGLIQGKGLTGEDGLLKPLIANFLEGALAAELEDHIQGEKAQGLTNKRNGQLSKEVRSEAGPVEIHYSRDRNGSFEPLTVKKRQYELGLGFDNQILELYSMSNSISDIRLHLERMYGAQMSDSRISSVINSTWERVEAWRNSPLPALLVVMFIDAIYLDVRRDGQVSRIALYVVYGITVEGKREIIALIPGQGAESATEWARCLQQLKNRGLEDVLYICSDGLTGLREVIAETFPLANIQRCVVHKIRNTFKLLDEKDSRQVLRQLKEVYNAVNEAEARRKLEDFQVFWQGKYDLVVDLWLKDWDDLMRCMQLSPTLKKLIYTTNAIENLNREIRRVTKAKGAWVSERALLIQLFLALERKKNSWNKSVRTWSAIRRELTLAHGDRFTKHIS, via the coding sequence ATGTCAAAGAAAACCAAAAAAGAAGAGACTCTGTCGGATTTCGATTTTGAGTCATATCGCCAGCAAGTTATTGCGGGCCTAATTCAAGGTAAGGGATTAACAGGAGAAGACGGTCTTCTCAAGCCTTTGATTGCTAACTTTTTGGAAGGAGCTTTAGCGGCAGAACTAGAAGACCACATCCAAGGGGAAAAAGCCCAAGGTTTAACCAATAAGCGCAATGGGCAGCTATCTAAGGAAGTTCGCTCCGAGGCTGGCCCTGTTGAGATTCACTACAGCCGTGATCGTAACGGTAGTTTCGAGCCCTTGACGGTCAAGAAGCGGCAATATGAACTAGGCTTAGGTTTTGACAACCAGATTCTGGAGCTGTACTCAATGAGTAACTCAATCAGTGACATTCGGTTGCACTTAGAGCGTATGTACGGGGCTCAGATGAGCGACAGTCGTATTTCGTCTGTAATCAACAGCACTTGGGAGCGAGTAGAAGCTTGGCGAAACAGTCCCTTACCTGCGCTGTTGGTAGTGATGTTCATTGATGCGATCTATTTGGATGTACGTCGTGATGGACAGGTCAGCCGTATTGCCCTTTATGTTGTATACGGGATTACGGTGGAAGGAAAACGCGAGATCATTGCTTTGATTCCTGGTCAAGGAGCCGAAAGTGCTACAGAGTGGGCACGTTGTTTACAGCAGCTTAAAAATCGCGGTCTAGAGGATGTCCTCTACATATGCAGCGATGGTTTGACAGGTTTACGTGAAGTGATCGCCGAGACTTTTCCTTTAGCTAATATCCAGCGTTGTGTGGTTCACAAAATTCGCAATACCTTTAAGTTACTGGACGAAAAGGATAGCCGTCAGGTTTTACGTCAGCTTAAGGAAGTTTACAACGCTGTCAACGAGGCCGAAGCCCGCAGGAAATTGGAAGATTTCCAGGTTTTCTGGCAAGGCAAATACGATCTGGTTGTAGACTTGTGGCTCAAAGATTGGGATGATTTAATGAGATGTATGCAATTGAGTCCGACGCTGAAAAAGTTGATTTACACGACCAATGCCATCGAAAACCTCAACCGGGAAATTCGCCGGGTGACTAAGGCCAAAGGCGCATGGGTCAGCGAACGAGCTTTGCTTATTCAGTTGTTCTTAGCACTGGAACGTAAAAAAAACAGCTGGAATAAATCAGTAAGAACATGGAGTGCTATTCGACGTGAATTAACGCTAGCACATGGGGATCGATTTACCAAACATATTTCCTAA
- a CDS encoding von Willebrand factor type A domain-containing protein, which yields MKTWLISLFTICLFAISSETDYTFKGTVTAADSGEVLIGASILIKGTSRGTVTDIDGSFSLTGTDSCHTLVISYTGFETTEVEACYDLPIQVGLKAGAALDEVVVIGSGIRQKRESRGRADRKLSAEYAGAPASMMASTPASPRYAPSPEPTSGDNYATITENDFIPTATENISTFAIDVDAASYSNVRRFINEGQLPPADAVRSEEMINYFQYNYPPPVDGKHPFTVSTELASCPWNDESQLLLVGMRAMEIAKDDLPAANFVFLLDVSGSMDRPDALPLLVESMKILTDNLRPDDRVAIVVYAGASGLVLESTPGDNKTKIKEALTQLRAGGSTAGAAGIQQAYQVARENFIEGGNNRVILATDGDFNVGISDNGSLETLIEKERESGIFLSVLGFGRGNLQDDKMQLLADKGNGNHAYIDQLSEARKVLVNEFGGTLFTVAKDVKIQVEFNPTYVAAYRLIGYENRLMANEDFRNDAKDAGELGAGHTITALYEITPSMTAGATDAAAIVRLRYKQPNANKASELAYNVDARSSSFGQSSGNLRWAASVAEFAMLLRDSKHKGTANYDHCEQMARQSAGRDPFGYRKEMIGLIGKAKSL from the coding sequence ATGAAAACCTGGTTAATCTCACTATTTACCATTTGCCTTTTCGCTATCTCCAGCGAAACAGATTATACTTTTAAAGGAACCGTTACTGCCGCTGATAGCGGTGAAGTACTCATCGGAGCCTCCATTCTCATCAAAGGCACCTCACGAGGTACGGTCACGGATATTGATGGCAGCTTTTCTTTAACAGGAACAGACTCCTGCCATACGCTGGTGATCTCGTATACCGGATTTGAAACCACCGAAGTGGAAGCCTGTTATGATCTCCCCATCCAAGTAGGTTTAAAAGCAGGAGCGGCTTTAGACGAAGTGGTAGTAATAGGTTCCGGTATTCGACAAAAAAGAGAATCAAGGGGTAGAGCTGATCGCAAACTATCGGCAGAATATGCTGGCGCACCAGCATCAATGATGGCTTCTACTCCTGCATCGCCGCGTTACGCGCCTTCTCCCGAACCTACGAGTGGCGACAACTACGCCACCATCACCGAAAACGATTTTATCCCTACCGCCACGGAAAATATCTCCACCTTTGCGATTGACGTGGATGCAGCCAGCTACAGTAATGTACGACGTTTCATCAACGAAGGCCAACTGCCTCCCGCCGATGCCGTCCGCAGCGAAGAAATGATCAACTACTTCCAATACAACTATCCTCCGCCCGTTGATGGCAAGCATCCCTTTACGGTAAGCACCGAGCTGGCCAGCTGCCCCTGGAATGATGAAAGTCAACTTCTGCTGGTAGGTATGCGCGCCATGGAGATTGCCAAAGACGACCTGCCTGCCGCCAACTTTGTGTTCCTGCTGGATGTATCCGGAAGCATGGATCGCCCGGATGCACTACCGCTGTTGGTAGAGAGCATGAAAATACTGACGGACAATCTTCGCCCTGATGATAGGGTGGCCATTGTGGTCTACGCAGGTGCCTCCGGCCTCGTACTGGAATCTACACCTGGCGATAATAAAACCAAGATCAAGGAGGCCCTTACACAACTAAGAGCCGGGGGCTCCACTGCCGGAGCTGCAGGTATTCAACAAGCCTATCAGGTAGCGCGAGAAAACTTTATCGAAGGTGGCAACAACCGGGTGATTCTGGCTACCGACGGCGACTTCAATGTAGGAATCAGTGACAACGGCAGCTTAGAAACCTTGATTGAGAAAGAACGCGAAAGCGGCATCTTCCTCTCTGTACTCGGCTTTGGTCGTGGTAACTTGCAGGACGACAAGATGCAGCTCCTCGCCGACAAAGGCAATGGCAACCACGCCTACATCGACCAACTGAGTGAAGCCCGAAAAGTGCTGGTCAATGAATTTGGCGGCACCCTCTTCACCGTCGCCAAAGATGTGAAAATACAAGTAGAGTTCAACCCCACTTACGTAGCCGCTTACCGCCTGATCGGCTACGAAAACCGCTTGATGGCCAACGAAGATTTCCGCAACGACGCCAAAGACGCCGGTGAACTGGGTGCCGGACACACCATCACCGCCCTTTATGAAATCACCCCCAGCATGACCGCCGGAGCCACCGATGCCGCCGCTATTGTGCGGTTGCGCTACAAACAACCTAACGCCAACAAAGCCTCGGAGCTGGCTTATAACGTAGATGCCCGTAGCAGTAGTTTCGGCCAAAGCAGCGGTAATCTGCGCTGGGCAGCCAGCGTAGCAGAATTTGCGATGCTGCTGCGCGATAGCAAGCACAAAGGCACCGCCAACTACGACCATTGCGAACAGATGGCCCGCCAGTCGGCCGGTCGCGACCCATTTGGCTACCGCAAAGAGATGATTGGGTTGATTGGTAAGGCGAAATCCTTATAG
- the recG gene encoding ATP-dependent DNA helicase RecG, with protein MQPGKSPLLQQSIEYLKGVGPARGELLRKELAIHTLGDLLFQFPFRYVDKTQFHRIGELMPDSGTVQLKGILRRLTTVGEGRKSRLQGVLRDESGKIDLIWFKGVHWLQKNLVVGKEYIIYGKVTDFRGTLNMSHPEMEAADAGNAEEAVSFAPVYPSTEKLNTKGVDSKVRSRIMQALFEKLSPADVPEILPDYVVKKLRLLSRFEALRAIHFPTNAEELKAARNRLKFEELFLLQLRLIQLKKRRKGAVKGYAFTTIGDYFNTFYKEKLPFELTGAQKRVLREIRQDMGRPIQMNRLLQGDVGSGKTMVGLMSMLMAIDNGYQACMLAPTEILAQQHYDGIREYVEGLGLKIGYLTGSIRGKKRKVLLEELAAGDIHILVGTHAILEPPVIFKNLGLSITDEQHRFGVKQRAKLWNKNTPYPPHVLVMTATPIPRTLAMTLYGDLDVSVIDELPPGRKPVTTEHKNEYQRRRVIGFMKEQIALGRQVYVVYPLIEENEKLDLQALEAGYEQLLLDFPMPEFQISVVHGRMKSEEKDFEMQRFKEGITQIMVATTVIEVGVNVPNASVMVIENTERFGLSQLHQLRGRVGRGADQSYCILMSSFKLSKEGKERIATMVRTNNGFEIAEADLKLRGPGNIEGTQQSGILNLRIADLAQDGRILQTAREIAHRILDDDPKLEKEHHRPLGIHLEQHYKHLKGWARIS; from the coding sequence ATGCAACCCGGTAAAAGTCCACTGCTACAGCAATCCATTGAGTACCTGAAGGGCGTAGGCCCTGCCCGGGGGGAGTTGCTGCGCAAAGAGTTGGCAATTCATACGCTGGGTGATCTGCTCTTTCAATTTCCTTTTCGCTACGTCGACAAAACGCAATTTCACCGCATCGGGGAGCTCATGCCTGATAGTGGTACCGTGCAGCTAAAGGGTATCTTGAGGCGACTCACCACGGTGGGTGAAGGCCGCAAGAGCCGGCTACAAGGGGTGCTCCGGGATGAAAGTGGCAAAATCGACCTCATCTGGTTCAAGGGCGTCCACTGGTTACAGAAAAACCTAGTGGTGGGTAAGGAGTATATCATCTACGGCAAAGTCACCGATTTTCGGGGCACCCTCAATATGTCGCACCCGGAGATGGAAGCCGCTGATGCGGGCAATGCCGAAGAGGCCGTCTCCTTTGCACCCGTCTATCCCAGTACCGAAAAGCTCAATACCAAGGGCGTAGACAGTAAGGTACGCAGCCGGATCATGCAGGCCTTGTTTGAAAAACTTAGTCCGGCGGATGTACCGGAGATTTTGCCAGATTATGTGGTCAAAAAACTGCGCTTGCTTTCTCGCTTTGAGGCCCTCAGAGCCATCCACTTCCCGACCAATGCCGAAGAGCTCAAAGCCGCACGTAACCGCCTGAAGTTTGAAGAACTTTTCCTCTTGCAGCTGCGGCTGATTCAGCTCAAAAAGCGAAGGAAAGGAGCCGTAAAAGGGTACGCCTTCACGACGATCGGCGATTATTTCAATACTTTTTACAAAGAAAAACTGCCCTTCGAGCTAACGGGAGCCCAAAAGCGTGTGCTCCGGGAAATTCGCCAGGACATGGGCCGCCCCATCCAGATGAACCGCCTCCTGCAAGGAGATGTGGGTAGTGGTAAAACCATGGTGGGATTGATGAGTATGCTCATGGCCATCGACAATGGTTACCAAGCCTGTATGCTAGCCCCAACGGAAATTCTGGCCCAACAGCACTATGACGGCATTCGGGAATACGTAGAAGGCCTGGGCCTCAAAATCGGCTACCTCACTGGCAGCATTCGTGGCAAAAAACGCAAAGTACTCCTGGAAGAACTCGCCGCCGGAGACATCCACATACTGGTCGGCACACACGCTATTTTAGAACCCCCGGTCATCTTCAAAAATCTGGGCCTCTCCATCACCGATGAGCAGCACCGTTTCGGCGTCAAGCAAAGGGCAAAACTTTGGAACAAGAACACGCCCTACCCGCCCCACGTGCTGGTGATGACGGCCACCCCCATCCCCCGTACCCTGGCCATGACCCTCTACGGCGACCTCGATGTCTCGGTCATTGATGAACTGCCTCCAGGACGTAAACCCGTTACGACGGAACACAAAAACGAGTACCAACGCCGCCGTGTCATCGGCTTCATGAAAGAACAAATCGCGCTGGGCCGACAGGTTTACGTGGTCTATCCCCTGATCGAAGAAAACGAGAAACTGGACCTCCAGGCCCTGGAAGCAGGCTACGAGCAGCTATTGCTCGACTTTCCCATGCCGGAGTTTCAGATCAGTGTCGTACACGGCCGGATGAAATCCGAAGAGAAGGACTTTGAAATGCAACGCTTTAAGGAAGGCATCACCCAAATCATGGTGGCCACTACCGTGATTGAAGTAGGTGTGAACGTACCCAATGCCAGCGTGATGGTCATTGAAAACACCGAGCGCTTTGGGCTTTCGCAGCTACATCAGCTAAGAGGTCGCGTCGGGCGCGGAGCCGATCAATCCTACTGCATCCTCATGTCCAGCTTCAAACTCAGCAAAGAGGGCAAAGAACGCATCGCCACCATGGTACGTACTAACAATGGCTTCGAAATTGCCGAAGCCGATCTCAAACTCCGTGGCCCCGGCAACATCGAAGGCACCCAACAAAGTGGTATCCTCAACCTCCGCATCGCCGACCTCGCCCAAGACGGCCGCATCCTACAAACCGCCCGTGAAATTGCCCACCGCATCCTCGATGACGACCCTAAATTGGAGAAGGAGCACCACCGTCCGCTCGGCATTCACCTGGAACAGCATTACAAGCATTTGAAGGGGTGGGCGAGGATATCTTAA
- a CDS encoding WG repeat-containing protein — MFLPFFVTLLSFHNAIAQSVFSLQRPQGSLINAPTKGDVAFFYETTHPIKDQMGEWNFLLKERERASVNLLNEAGDYQEIILYTEDDDVFSHLQFSYTENGQLQHIEEKNQLYGTVTLLNYTFDRRGRASSIRCTLNGAPLNEMVFIPKGRSRLSEKLVARQHNLQIFSEYQDGLPLQREVFDTNNALISKEIYTYNKQGLVSKTESSFTAVNKGNSQSTFTYRYDDRGNWVNMLEHNHATGTFTLVTRTIVYRDQLPLRQEQPVGLWNCPIDNLVLEVYEDGSFDLIDGQKREVLHGKWSNLGWGRFLFNVRYQDHFGSRRPFRSNQGMTMELREGRLMLYDKDHHFDFLAEEIRPTPEIIRTAQAHAIWEAGLWESPGKRREDAIPSDIKAAFDNAYPVAPNKFRVCLDSLCGIINEMGAVLLPFAYEYITPVGQDLYLINKENKAGLIDQFGGEILPAIYDRIWWEPKIGSTVFGTRKDGKRYYHDLKKGDFLPYEKDDIMSFNDDRMVVREGRYWVLTDRDFNPITKKDAYYVIKCLSADRYLASNLRRQYWILDADGNRISAILDYRNIRKTIFGYLEAETYDSNLYALLDHDGKQLTPPLYERLTFCSDEKEQAALFYELRNHNAIAKYRKPNGEEGFLTGLGEEVQSRK, encoded by the coding sequence ATGTTTTTACCTTTTTTTGTAACGCTCCTCAGCTTTCACAATGCTATTGCCCAATCCGTTTTCAGCTTGCAGCGCCCCCAAGGCAGCCTGATCAATGCACCAACCAAAGGGGATGTAGCATTTTTTTATGAAACCACCCACCCGATTAAAGACCAAATGGGGGAATGGAATTTCCTACTCAAAGAAAGAGAACGCGCCAGCGTCAACCTCCTCAACGAAGCAGGCGACTACCAGGAAATCATTCTCTATACAGAAGACGATGATGTCTTTTCCCACCTCCAATTCAGTTATACTGAAAACGGACAACTACAGCACATTGAAGAAAAAAACCAGCTTTATGGTACAGTGACCTTACTCAATTACACCTTCGATCGAAGAGGACGGGCCAGCTCCATCCGTTGCACTTTAAATGGTGCACCTCTCAACGAGATGGTTTTCATTCCAAAAGGGCGTTCCCGGCTCTCCGAAAAACTCGTCGCTCGCCAGCATAACCTTCAGATTTTCTCCGAATACCAGGATGGCCTCCCTCTGCAACGAGAAGTATTCGACACCAATAATGCACTTATTTCAAAAGAAATTTATACTTACAACAAACAGGGGCTCGTCAGTAAAACGGAAAGCTCCTTTACTGCTGTCAACAAAGGCAATAGTCAGTCCACTTTTACCTACCGCTACGACGACCGTGGCAATTGGGTCAATATGCTGGAGCATAACCACGCCACCGGCACCTTTACCCTGGTGACACGTACCATCGTTTATCGCGATCAGCTCCCGCTACGACAAGAACAGCCAGTTGGGCTTTGGAACTGCCCAATCGACAACCTGGTATTGGAGGTCTATGAAGACGGCTCTTTTGATTTGATAGATGGTCAGAAAAGAGAAGTCTTACACGGCAAGTGGAGCAACTTGGGCTGGGGGCGATTCCTGTTCAATGTTCGCTATCAAGATCATTTTGGTAGCCGACGGCCCTTTCGTTCCAACCAAGGGATGACGATGGAATTGCGCGAAGGGCGGCTTATGCTCTACGATAAAGACCATCATTTCGACTTCCTCGCAGAGGAAATAAGACCAACTCCGGAGATCATCAGGACGGCACAGGCACACGCCATTTGGGAGGCCGGCTTATGGGAAAGTCCGGGAAAACGCAGGGAGGATGCGATCCCTTCTGATATCAAGGCTGCTTTTGATAATGCTTACCCTGTGGCTCCCAACAAATTTCGCGTCTGCCTCGATAGTCTCTGCGGCATCATCAACGAAATGGGTGCCGTACTTTTACCCTTTGCTTATGAGTACATTACTCCGGTCGGACAGGATCTTTACCTGATCAATAAAGAAAACAAAGCTGGTTTGATCGACCAATTCGGAGGAGAAATACTCCCTGCTATCTATGATCGTATTTGGTGGGAGCCTAAAATCGGGTCTACTGTTTTTGGTACCCGTAAAGATGGCAAGCGATACTACCATGACTTAAAAAAAGGCGACTTTTTACCTTATGAAAAAGACGACATCATGTCATTTAATGACGACCGCATGGTGGTCAGAGAAGGTAGATACTGGGTATTGACTGATCGAGATTTTAACCCCATCACCAAGAAAGATGCTTATTATGTGATCAAATGTCTCAGTGCCGACCGCTATCTTGCTTCCAACCTAAGGAGACAATACTGGATACTGGACGCCGATGGCAACCGAATCTCTGCAATCCTCGACTACCGCAATATCAGGAAGACCATCTTTGGCTACCTGGAGGCCGAAACGTACGACAGTAATTTATACGCACTCCTTGATCATGATGGTAAACAACTCACACCTCCTCTTTATGAGCGACTCACCTTTTGTAGCGACGAAAAGGAACAGGCAGCACTCTTCTACGAACTTCGCAACCACAATGCCATCGCAAAATACCGCAAACCCAACGGCGAAGAAGGCTTTTTGACGGGCTTGGGAGAGGAGGTGCAAAGTCGGAAGTGA
- a CDS encoding transposase, translating to MRDLKKKIVANKRLYKKISDAIEVMKTDESKKTMNLTDPDAPIMKGKKGNFDTNYNIQVACSEDQIISYNNVVLDGNDKAQLIPALQGIQANTGQQVQVVLADADFGTFDSFEYMDTNNICGYVPYRDMNATFENQPFNSVHFDYDDQRDVYTCPAKHTLSFKSIKIDRTRNKEYRQYRTTACKNCPFKDECTPKRSPYRTILREVRQALRDQMKQRLNIPEGKKMYNRRLHPIEAIFGHLKYNLGYTRFLLRGLEKVKAEFTLMCLANNLRKLAKYLLFPSIWTVKAIFWLLKAQNILFNPIFQRTWPEPMDQFAGVTLAYLSSCIPKSYSRSPCKAMFPLCSLAGTKDSGVFLPKPPGRTSLILRKHYYGLCNMLPLCI from the coding sequence ATGAGGGATCTCAAAAAAAAAATAGTAGCGAACAAACGCCTGTACAAAAAAATCAGTGATGCCATTGAGGTCATGAAAACCGATGAGTCCAAAAAGACGATGAACTTAACCGATCCGGATGCCCCGATCATGAAAGGTAAAAAAGGAAACTTTGATACGAATTATAATATCCAGGTAGCCTGTAGTGAAGATCAAATTATCTCCTATAATAATGTGGTCTTAGATGGCAATGATAAAGCACAACTGATCCCTGCTCTTCAAGGCATTCAAGCCAACACTGGTCAACAGGTCCAGGTTGTCCTAGCCGATGCTGACTTTGGCACTTTCGACAGTTTTGAATACATGGACACCAACAACATCTGTGGATACGTCCCTTACCGAGACATGAATGCCACTTTTGAAAATCAACCTTTTAATAGTGTTCATTTTGACTATGACGATCAACGAGATGTATACACTTGCCCGGCTAAGCACACCCTATCGTTCAAAAGCATTAAAATAGACCGGACTCGTAATAAAGAATATCGCCAATATCGCACGACGGCGTGTAAAAACTGCCCTTTCAAAGATGAATGTACTCCTAAGAGGTCTCCTTATCGTACGATCTTAAGAGAAGTAAGACAAGCATTAAGAGACCAAATGAAGCAGCGATTAAATATCCCAGAAGGCAAAAAGATGTATAACCGACGACTACACCCCATTGAAGCCATTTTTGGCCATTTGAAATACAATCTGGGATATACTCGGTTTTTACTCCGGGGCCTGGAAAAAGTAAAAGCGGAATTTACGTTGATGTGCTTGGCCAATAACTTACGTAAATTGGCCAAGTACCTCCTTTTTCCATCAATTTGGACAGTAAAGGCCATATTTTGGCTTCTCAAGGCACAAAACATCTTGTTTAACCCGATTTTTCAAAGAACTTGGCCGGAACCAATGGATCAATTCGCAGGAGTTACACTTGCTTATTTATCCTCATGTATTCCCAAATCCTATTCCCGGTCACCCTGTAAGGCTATGTTCCCACTTTGTTCGCTTGCGGGAACAAAAGATAGCGGCGTCTTCCTACCAAAGCCCCCCGGACGAACAAGTCTAATTTTAAGAAAACATTATTATGGCTTGTGCAATATGTTGCCGCTCTGCATCTAG
- a CDS encoding transposase — protein sequence MAKFKNYEIGSDHSVMIDLSQHLPSEHLSKQMERIISSLDTSAIEATYSGLGQNALHPKLLLSIIFYGYAVGIRSGRKLAKACEENLGFIYLSKNYGPQKSCINDFRRDNYLHFGDLFVQVLKKCQEFGLGDATFSIVDGSKEESNSSKGRTKTAAQYEKWQQVLLDDIASLEKEPSDEGSQKKNSSEQTPVQKNQ from the coding sequence ATGGCGAAATTTAAGAATTATGAAATCGGGTCTGATCACTCAGTGATGATTGATTTAAGCCAACATCTTCCTTCCGAGCACCTAAGCAAGCAGATGGAGAGGATAATATCCAGCTTAGATACAAGTGCCATTGAGGCAACATATAGTGGTCTTGGACAAAATGCTTTGCATCCTAAATTACTGCTCAGTATCATTTTTTATGGATATGCCGTAGGCATTCGGAGCGGTCGGAAGTTAGCCAAAGCCTGTGAGGAAAACCTTGGCTTCATTTATTTGAGTAAAAACTATGGTCCTCAAAAGAGTTGCATCAATGATTTTCGTAGAGATAACTATCTGCATTTTGGAGATCTTTTCGTCCAAGTACTAAAAAAGTGTCAGGAATTTGGTTTGGGGGATGCCACTTTTAGTATTGTGGATGGTAGCAAAGAGGAATCCAATAGCTCCAAGGGTCGGACAAAAACGGCAGCACAATATGAAAAATGGCAACAGGTACTCTTGGATGATATTGCCTCATTAGAAAAAGAGCCTTCTGATGAGGGATCTCAAAAAAAAAATAGTAGCGAACAAACGCCTGTACAAAAAAATCAGTGA